GCCGCTCAGGATGCCGCGGCGGTGCTTCACCGCTACCCGAACGGGCACGCACCCGAGCTCTCGGAGCGGCTGGCCGAGCGTCACGGTGTCGCCCCGGAACAGGTGATCGTCGGCGCCGGGTCGGTGGCGGTGCTCGCGCAGCTCGTCATCGCAGCCGCTGGGGCGGGCGACGAGGTGCTCTACTCGTGGCGGTCGTTCGAGGCCTACCCCCTGCTGCCGGTGATGAGCGGCGCGACCAGCGTGAAGGTGCCGAACCGGCCCGACCACGGGCATGACCTGCCCGCGATGGCCCGTGCGATCACCGGCCGAACCCGGCTGATCATCGTCTGCACGCCGAACAACCCGACGAGCACGATCGTCACGGAGACCGAGTTCGCTGAATTCATGGCCCTGGTTCCGGATGACCTGCTGGTCATTCTCGATGAGGCATATGCGGAATTCGTGACCGACCCCAATGCCGTCCGTGGTATGCCGCTGCTGGCGCGCTACCCGAACCTGGTGGTGCTCCGCACCTTCTCCAAGGCGTACGGGCTCGCGGGGCTCCGCATCGGCTACGGTGTCGGACCGGTGGCGGTCATCGATGCCGCGCGGAGCGCGAGCATCCCGCTCTCCGTCACCCACCACGCCCAGCTTGCGGCGATGGCGTCCCTCGACCAGGAGGCGGAACTGCTCGAGAGGGTCGAGCACATCGCCACACTCCGCACCACGATCTGGAACGGCCTCCTGGCGCAGGGCTGGTCCGTTCCCGAACCCCAGGGCAACTTCGTGTGGCTGGCGACCGGTGAGCACACCGAGGCCGCCGCGGAGATCCTCCTCGCCAACGGGATCATGGCCCGGCCCTTCCACCCGGAGGGGATCCGTATTTCCATCGGGGAGTCGGAATCTGTGGAGAAAGTCCTGACTTCCACGCAGGAGATTGTGGAATTCCTCTCAAACCGGCCCGCCACCCAGCCGATACTGTGAAGCTGGCCCCACTACAGAAGCACGAGGTAAGCCACGTGGCAGAAGTCCCGCCAGCTGTACAGTTCCTCTCGGTCGAAGGCGTTTTCGCCCCGAATGAAGCCGCGGAAGAGTATCTGCCGTACCTCGAGGAGTTGACCGAACAGGATCATCGGCAGTTCTACCGGGACATGGCCGTCACCCGCCGTTTCGATGAGGAGTGCACGAACCTCCAGCGCCAGGGCCAGATGGGCCTGTGGCCGCCGAGCCACGGGCAGGAGGCCGCGCAGGTGGGTTCCGCCCGCGCTGCTCGACCGCAGGACGTGATCTTCCCGAGCTATCGCGAGCACGCCGTGGCGCTGGTGCGCGGTATCGACATCGTCGACGTCGTGAAGGTCATGCGCGGCGTCAGCATGGGTGGCTGGGATGCGACCGACCCGGCGAACGGCAACTTCCGCAACTACTGCCTGGTCATCGGCTCGCAGGCACTGCACGCCACGGGCTACGCCACCGGCGTCAAGTTCGATGGTGCCTACGCCACCGGTGACGCTGAACGGGATATAGCCGTGATGGCATATTTCGGCGACGGCGCCACGAGCCAGGGCGATGTGAGTGAGGCCTTCGTCTTCTCGGCGAGCGGCCAGAACCCGCAGGTCTTCTTCCTGCAGAACAACCACTGGGCGATCTCTGTGCCCGTCACGACGCAGTCACGCACCCCGTTGTACCTTCGCGCACAGGGGTTCGGCATCCCGAGCGTCCAGGTCGACGGCAACGACGTGCTCGCCAGCTACGCGACCTCGCGGAAGCACCTCGACGATGCCCGCGCCGGTGGTGGCCCCCAGCTGGTCGAGGCGCTCACCTACCGGATCGGTGCGCACACGACCTCTGACGACCCGACCCGGTACCAGACCCCCGAGCAGCTCGCCCACTGGGTGGCGCGCGACCCGATCATCCGGTTCGCCACCTACCTGCGCGGGCAGGGTGCCGACGATGCGTTCTTTGCCGACGTCCAGGCCGAAGCCGAGGACTTCTCTGCCGACCTCCGACGCCGCACGCTCGAACTCGGGGCTCCCGCCCTGTCGGCCATCTTCGACCACGCCTACTCGGAACCGCATCCGCTGATGGACGAACAGAAGGCGTGGCTCGAAGCCTACGAATCCTCGCTCGTGGAAGGTGCCTGATGGCCGCGGTGGCAGAAGAACTCCCCCTGGCGAAAGCCCTGAACGCCGGGCTCCGCGCCGCACTCAGAGCGGATGACCGTGTGCTGCTGATGGGCGAGGACATCGGCAAGCTCGGCGGCGTCTTCCGGGTGACGGAAGGGTTGCAGGCCGAGTTCGGCACGCAGCGCGTCATCGATACGCCCCTGGCGGAGTCCGGCATCGTCGGTACGGCCATCGGCCTTGCGATGCGCGGATACCGCCCGGTCTGCGAGATCCAGTTCGACGGCTTCATCTACCCGGCCTTCGACCAGATCACGAGCCAGCTGGCGAAGATGACGGCACGGACGGCAGGCGCCGTTCCGATGCCCGTCGTCATCCGGGTGCCCTACGGCGGGCACATCGGCGCCATCGAGCATCACCAAGAAAGCCCGGAGGCGTACTTCGCACACACCGCGGGACTCCGGGTCGTGAGCCCGAGCACCCCGAATGACGGCTACTGGATGATCCAGGAGGCCATTGCCTCGAATGACCCGATCCTCTTCTTCGAACCGAAGAGCCGGTACTGGCCGAAGGGACCCGTCGACTTCAACCTGAGTGCGGCGGCACTCCATTCGACCCGCGTGGTGCGCACCGGAACCGACGTGACCGTCATCGGTCACGGGGCCATGGTGGCGAACCTGCTCCAGGCTGCGCAGGTGGCAGCCGACGAGGGCATCAGCATCGAGGTACTCGACCTCCGCTCGCTCAGCCCGGTCGACTACGCTCCGATCATCGCTTCGGTCGAGAAGACGGGCCGGCTCGTGGTCTGCCAGGAGGCGACAGGGTTCGCGAGCGTCGGCTCCGAGATCGCCGCCACGGTCGCCGAACGGGCGTTCTACTCGCTCGAGTCCCCCGTGCTCCGGGTGTCGGGCTTCGACACTCCCTACCCGCCGTCGAAGATCGAGTCGTTCTACCTTCCCGACGCCGACCGCGTGCTCGAGGCGGTCGACAGGGCGCTGTCGTTCTGACGCCCACCCGCTGACAATCCCCACCCGCCGATCCCAGGAGTTCCCGTGACTGATTCACTGTTCAGGCTGCCCGATGTGGGCGAAGGCCTGACCGAGGCGGAGATCGTCTCCTGGCGCGTGGCGGCCGGTGACACCATCCAGGTCAACCAGGTCATCGTCGAGATCGAGACGGCCAAGTCGCTGGTCGAACTGCCGTCCCCGTTCGAAGGTGTCGTCGGTGAGCTCATGGTGAGCGAAGGGATGACCGTCGAGGTCGGCACCCCGATCATCCGGGTGACCGGTGCCCCCTCGGGCGCAGCGCCCCAGCAGGCGGCAGCGCCCCCGCAGGTCGCGGCCGAGACGCAGCCGGCTGCAGCAGCTCCAGCGGCAGCGGCAGCACCACCGGCTGCGGCTGCCCCGCCGGAGGAGGCCGCCGGCGCAGTGCTCGTCGGCTACGGAACGAAGGGCCAGGTCACGAGCAGGCGGAGGCCCCGCGGGACTGCCCCGGCCGTGAGTGCGCCGACTCCCCCTCCGGTCGCTGCTCCCCCGGCGGCAGCCCTGCCCCGTACCGTTGCTCCCACCAGCCCCGCGCCCGTGGCCACCCGACCCGTCGGGATCTCCTCCCCTGCTGTGACGGGCCTGCCGGTGATCGCCAAGCCGCCGATCCGGAAGCTCGCCAAAGACCTCGACGTGAACCTGAACGAGGTCACGCCCTCCGGCCTGATCGGTGACATCACCCGCGACGACGTGATCAGGCACGCCTCGCAGGCGAAGGTCTTCCACAACATCGAGACGCCGCAGTGGGCGGACGAACGGGAGGAGCGCATTCCCGTGAAGGGCGTGCGCAAGCAGATCGCGCGCGCCATGGTCTCGAGCGCCTTCACAGCGCCGCACGTCGGCCTCTTCGTCGATGTCGATGCCTCGCGCACGATGGAGTTCGTCAAGCGGCTGAAGGACTCGGCCGACTTCGCCGGAGTGCGCGTGTCGCCGCTGCTCATCCTCGCCAAGGCGATCATCTGGGCGGTGCGCCGCAACCCGATGGTCAACTCGGCCTGGACCGACAAAGAGATCATTGTGCGCAACTACGTGAACCTCGGTATCGCGGCCGCGACCCCCCGGGGCCTGCTCGTACCGAACGTCAAGGAGGCGCAGTCGATGACGCTCCTCGAGCTTGCCACAGCACTCGAGAACCTCACACTGACAGCGCGCGAGGGCCGCACGAGTCCGAGCGACATGGCCAACGGCACGATCACGATCACGAACATCGGCGTGTTCGGCATGGACACGGGAACCCCGATCCTCAACCCCGGCGAAGTCGCGATCGTCGCCCTCGGCACGATCAAGCAGAAGCCGTGGGTCGTCGACGGTGAGGTGCGCCCTCGATTCGTCACGACCCTCGGGGCGAGCTTCGACCACCGTGTCGTCGACGGGGATGTGGCAAGCCGTTTCCTCGCGGATGTTGCGGCGATCGTCGAGGAACCGGCGCTGCTGCTCGACTGACGAACCGCCGGCGGGCTGCCAGCATCACCCCGCTATCGCTTTTGACAATCATTATCAATAAGCTCTAGCATCGGAACGTGCCCGAACAGCGGTGCATCCCCTCGTCTAGATTGACTCGTTCGCCCATGCGCACCTTCCCCTCTTCCCGTCGCCTCGCTGCCGTCGCTGCGGCCGTTCTCGCATCGGTGGCGCTCGCTGGTTGCTCCTCCGGGTCATCGGCGACCTCGGCCGGCTCGAGCGGTGCTGCCGCCTCCGGGCCGATCGCCGTCGTCGCCTCCACCGACGTCTGGGGCGAGATCGCCGCAGAGGTCGGGGGAGACCTGGTCACGGTGACCTCGATCATCGACGACCCGTCGAAGGACCCGCACGAGTACGAAGCCGATGCGCAGAACCAGCTGGCGCTCTCGAAGGCATCGGTCGTCGTGGAGAACGGTGGCGGGTACGACGACTTCGTCGACACCATGCTCTCCAGTTCGAAGAACACCGGAGCGACCGTGGTGAACGCCTCCACCGTGTCGGGTTACGATCTGAACCCCAGCACCGGAGCCTTCAACGAGCACCTCTGGTACGACTTCCCGACCGTGAAGAAGGTCGTCGACCAGCTCGCGACCTCGTTCTCTCGCATCGACCCGGCCGAAGCCTCCACCTTCACCGCGAACGCCGCGGCCTACAACACGAAGATCGACGCCCTCATCGCCACAGAAGCAGAACTGAAGTCGACCTTCCAGGGCGAGGGTGCGGCGATCACCGAACCCGTACCGCTCTACCTGCTGGACGCGGTCGGCCTCGTCGACCAGACCCCGACCGAGTTCAGCGAAGCGATCGAGGGCGGCACGGATGTCGCGCCCGACGTTCTGGCCTCGACTCTCGCGCTCTTCAGCAGTGGCCAGGTGAGCGTGCTCGTCTACAACGAGCAGACCAGCGGCCCGCAGACCGAGGCCGTGCTCGCGGCGGCGAAGGCGGGGAACGTTCCCGTGGTTCCGGTGACCGAGACGCTCGGCTCGGGTGAGAGCTACCTCGACTGGATGACGGGCAACCTGCAAGCTTTGAAAACCGCCCTTTCGCAGTAATCTTCGGTAGATGACTTCGCCTGATCCCCGCAGTGCACCGGCTGGCGCCCAGAAAGCGTCGGCCGGTCCGGTGTTGGCGCTCCGCGACGCGACGCTGGGCTTTGGCAGCCGCACGCTCTGGAGCGGTCTCGACCTCACGGTCTCCGCCGGGGAGTTCATCGCCGTCATCGGCGCGAACGGCTCGGGCAAGACGAGCCTGCTCAAGGTGATCCTCGGGCAACAGCGCCTGACCGGGGGAACGGCCACGTTCCTCGGGGCCCCACTCCGGCGGGGCAACCGCCGTATCGGGTACATCCCCCAGCAGAAGCTCGCAGACGACGGCACACCGCTCCGGGCCCGCGATCTCGTCGGGCTCGGCATCAGCGGTCACCGCTTCGGTGTGCCCCTG
Above is a genomic segment from Subtercola boreus containing:
- a CDS encoding histidinol-phosphate transaminase, whose amino-acid sequence is MDVPDTSPVKLRPEIVALPAYRQGKTVEGGFKLSSNENPFPPLDGVLKAAQDAAAVLHRYPNGHAPELSERLAERHGVAPEQVIVGAGSVAVLAQLVIAAAGAGDEVLYSWRSFEAYPLLPVMSGATSVKVPNRPDHGHDLPAMARAITGRTRLIIVCTPNNPTSTIVTETEFAEFMALVPDDLLVILDEAYAEFVTDPNAVRGMPLLARYPNLVVLRTFSKAYGLAGLRIGYGVGPVAVIDAARSASIPLSVTHHAQLAAMASLDQEAELLERVEHIATLRTTIWNGLLAQGWSVPEPQGNFVWLATGEHTEAAAEILLANGIMARPFHPEGIRISIGESESVEKVLTSTQEIVEFLSNRPATQPIL
- a CDS encoding thiamine pyrophosphate-dependent dehydrogenase E1 component subunit alpha produces the protein MAEVPPAVQFLSVEGVFAPNEAAEEYLPYLEELTEQDHRQFYRDMAVTRRFDEECTNLQRQGQMGLWPPSHGQEAAQVGSARAARPQDVIFPSYREHAVALVRGIDIVDVVKVMRGVSMGGWDATDPANGNFRNYCLVIGSQALHATGYATGVKFDGAYATGDAERDIAVMAYFGDGATSQGDVSEAFVFSASGQNPQVFFLQNNHWAISVPVTTQSRTPLYLRAQGFGIPSVQVDGNDVLASYATSRKHLDDARAGGGPQLVEALTYRIGAHTTSDDPTRYQTPEQLAHWVARDPIIRFATYLRGQGADDAFFADVQAEAEDFSADLRRRTLELGAPALSAIFDHAYSEPHPLMDEQKAWLEAYESSLVEGA
- a CDS encoding alpha-ketoacid dehydrogenase subunit beta, encoding MAAVAEELPLAKALNAGLRAALRADDRVLLMGEDIGKLGGVFRVTEGLQAEFGTQRVIDTPLAESGIVGTAIGLAMRGYRPVCEIQFDGFIYPAFDQITSQLAKMTARTAGAVPMPVVIRVPYGGHIGAIEHHQESPEAYFAHTAGLRVVSPSTPNDGYWMIQEAIASNDPILFFEPKSRYWPKGPVDFNLSAAALHSTRVVRTGTDVTVIGHGAMVANLLQAAQVAADEGISIEVLDLRSLSPVDYAPIIASVEKTGRLVVCQEATGFASVGSEIAATVAERAFYSLESPVLRVSGFDTPYPPSKIESFYLPDADRVLEAVDRALSF
- a CDS encoding dihydrolipoamide acetyltransferase family protein; the encoded protein is MTDSLFRLPDVGEGLTEAEIVSWRVAAGDTIQVNQVIVEIETAKSLVELPSPFEGVVGELMVSEGMTVEVGTPIIRVTGAPSGAAPQQAAAPPQVAAETQPAAAAPAAAAAPPAAAAPPEEAAGAVLVGYGTKGQVTSRRRPRGTAPAVSAPTPPPVAAPPAAALPRTVAPTSPAPVATRPVGISSPAVTGLPVIAKPPIRKLAKDLDVNLNEVTPSGLIGDITRDDVIRHASQAKVFHNIETPQWADEREERIPVKGVRKQIARAMVSSAFTAPHVGLFVDVDASRTMEFVKRLKDSADFAGVRVSPLLILAKAIIWAVRRNPMVNSAWTDKEIIVRNYVNLGIAAATPRGLLVPNVKEAQSMTLLELATALENLTLTAREGRTSPSDMANGTITITNIGVFGMDTGTPILNPGEVAIVALGTIKQKPWVVDGEVRPRFVTTLGASFDHRVVDGDVASRFLADVAAIVEEPALLLD
- a CDS encoding metal ABC transporter solute-binding protein, Zn/Mn family encodes the protein MRTFPSSRRLAAVAAAVLASVALAGCSSGSSATSAGSSGAAASGPIAVVASTDVWGEIAAEVGGDLVTVTSIIDDPSKDPHEYEADAQNQLALSKASVVVENGGGYDDFVDTMLSSSKNTGATVVNASTVSGYDLNPSTGAFNEHLWYDFPTVKKVVDQLATSFSRIDPAEASTFTANAAAYNTKIDALIATEAELKSTFQGEGAAITEPVPLYLLDAVGLVDQTPTEFSEAIEGGTDVAPDVLASTLALFSSGQVSVLVYNEQTSGPQTEAVLAAAKAGNVPVVPVTETLGSGESYLDWMTGNLQALKTALSQ